The Hymenobacter sp. GOD-10R genome includes a window with the following:
- a CDS encoding RagB/SusD family nutrient uptake outer membrane protein encodes MKIPTKIGLSLLVLLTLGGCKDLITVEPQSELAPSNVLTTQNGLQAVLYSAYGNFQNQEPTRIRINISEVTTDMAYNTGGGENLYLSQFINFTWDPSVANFLGDVWAPYYYCIRDANIVLDNVANVTASDAIKRQFTAEARFLRAYSYSILYSWYGPVPLRTSSTTVKDQARATDDEMKAFIEKELTECVADLPDPGKEQAFGRATKGAAYAALAKFLLNTKQWQKAADVSQSVIGLNYYSLYPSFTGLFRVENEGNKEMIIVSPCLNVAGYGNWFMAGALPPAFKTTPQIPGFVWTTAMANFATQYRLRSAFVNTIAANDQRGQLVVKTYVNTSGATVDLMTTPDNARSFKYWDNSTLGNNSATDVPLLRYADILLTRAEALNEVSGPTAAAVALVNQVRTRAGLANLPAADIASASSFRDAILRERGWEFISEGKRREDLIRHGKFISLAQARGVTVANANKHVLFPIPQSEIDANQLAVQNPGY; translated from the coding sequence ATGAAAATCCCTACCAAAATCGGCCTGAGCCTACTCGTGCTTCTGACGCTCGGCGGCTGCAAAGATCTTATTACCGTGGAGCCGCAGTCGGAGCTGGCGCCTTCCAACGTGCTCACGACTCAGAACGGGTTGCAAGCGGTACTATACTCAGCCTACGGCAACTTCCAAAACCAGGAGCCGACCCGCATCCGCATTAACATATCGGAGGTGACGACCGACATGGCCTACAACACCGGCGGCGGCGAAAACCTGTACCTGAGCCAGTTCATCAACTTCACTTGGGACCCTTCGGTCGCGAACTTCCTGGGCGACGTGTGGGCGCCTTACTACTACTGCATCCGCGACGCCAACATCGTGCTCGATAACGTAGCCAACGTAACCGCGTCGGATGCCATTAAGCGGCAATTCACGGCGGAAGCTAGGTTTCTGCGCGCTTACTCCTACTCCATTCTCTACAGCTGGTATGGCCCAGTGCCGCTGCGCACGTCCAGCACCACGGTGAAAGACCAAGCCCGCGCCACCGACGATGAGATGAAAGCTTTCATCGAGAAGGAGCTGACTGAGTGCGTAGCTGATCTACCGGACCCTGGCAAAGAACAGGCGTTCGGGCGCGCTACCAAGGGAGCCGCGTACGCCGCCTTAGCCAAGTTCCTGCTAAATACCAAGCAGTGGCAGAAAGCTGCCGATGTCAGCCAGTCAGTCATTGGGCTGAATTACTATAGCTTGTATCCTTCCTTCACGGGTTTGTTCCGCGTTGAAAACGAAGGCAATAAGGAGATGATTATAGTGTCGCCCTGCCTGAACGTGGCGGGTTACGGCAACTGGTTTATGGCGGGCGCATTGCCCCCAGCTTTCAAAACCACGCCCCAAATTCCGGGTTTCGTGTGGACGACGGCCATGGCAAATTTTGCGACGCAATACCGTCTGCGCTCGGCCTTCGTGAACACCATTGCCGCCAACGACCAACGCGGGCAACTGGTGGTAAAAACCTACGTGAATACGTCCGGCGCCACCGTCGACCTGATGACCACGCCCGACAACGCCCGTAGCTTTAAATACTGGGACAACAGCACCCTCGGTAACAACAGCGCTACCGACGTGCCGCTGCTGCGCTACGCCGACATCCTGCTCACCCGCGCCGAGGCCCTCAACGAAGTAAGCGGCCCCACGGCCGCGGCCGTGGCCCTCGTGAACCAGGTGCGTACCCGCGCCGGCCTCGCCAACCTGCCCGCTGCCGATATTGCGTCGGCCAGCAGCTTCCGTGATGCTATTCTGCGCGAGCGGGGCTGGGAGTTTATTTCGGAGGGCAAGCGCCGCGAGGATCTTATTCGACACGGCAAGTTTATTTCGCTGGCCCAGGCGCGCGGGGTTACAGTGGCGAATGCCAATAAGCACGTGCTTTTCCCCATTCCGCAGTCGGAGATTGATGCCAACCAGTTGGCCGTCCAGAACCCAGGGTATTAA